GAGGCACAGCTCGTCGAGCGTGCCGTCCGCCAACATTGTGCCGAAAAGTCGCGGTCCACCCTCGCAGTGCACCTGGGTGAGCCCGCGCTCCGCGAGTGCCCGCAGCATCCAGGCGGTGTCCACATCGTCTTCGCCGCAGACAAGCACATCGGCGACCTCGGCTAGTGCAGCTCGACGATCGGCTGGCGAAGCTGCGGTCGTCACAACGATCGGCCGCACAGGGGCGTCCGTAAAGATCCGGCTCTTCGGGTCCAGATTCAGGGATGCGGAGACGAGCGCGAACACCGGCTGGGGCGCCAGTCCGGCAGTCAGGCGTCGGGCTTCGGCAGCCGGAGCGACCCGCATCGGGCCGTAGCCCTCCGTGCGCACCGTTCCGGCACCGACGACGACAACGTGGCAGAGGGTGCGCAGCAGATCGAAAACGCGATGATCCGCGGCATCCGACAACCCCGCGGAGCGGCCCTCGTGCGTCGCTGCGCCATCGATGCTGGCCACGAAGTTGACGCGCGCCCAGTGCGTTGCCTCATTCGGCGCCGAATACCAGGCCACCAGGTCGTCATCGCTGGCTTCCTCGTACCGCAATGACGCCCCCGGCCCCGGCGTCGGCAACGGCCAGATGCGTGTGATTGCGGCGTCACTCATTGATGCCCACCGTGCCGATCTCCCCCGTGCCGATCTCCCCCGTGTTGATCTCCACCGTGTTGATCTCCCCCATGTTGTGTTTGAGGTACGCGGGCTGCCTGAAACCGAGGATCGCCTCCGTCATGCGTACGGCCG
The Rathayibacter sp. SW19 DNA segment above includes these coding regions:
- a CDS encoding pyrimidine reductase family protein; the encoded protein is MSDAAITRIWPLPTPGPGASLRYEEASDDDLVAWYSAPNEATHWARVNFVASIDGAATHEGRSAGLSDAADHRVFDLLRTLCHVVVVGAGTVRTEGYGPMRVAPAAEARRLTAGLAPQPVFALVSASLNLDPKSRIFTDAPVRPIVVTTAASPADRRAALAEVADVLVCGEDDVDTAWMLRALAERGLTQVHCEGGPRLFGTMLADGTLDELCLTVSPLLEGGAGPGITGDVVPDAPMHMRLAHALAAGDTLLLRYLRA